From Zingiber officinale cultivar Zhangliang chromosome 5B, Zo_v1.1, whole genome shotgun sequence, the proteins below share one genomic window:
- the LOC121987809 gene encoding thioredoxin H1-like, which translates to MAMEGSVIACQTPSDWNRQILLANAARKLVVVDFTAPWCGPCRVIAPLFSELAEKFPGVIFLRVDVNQLKRVAMDLEVETLPTFVFLKEGRVVDRIVGARKDELPKKVVLHMPKYY; encoded by the exons ATGGCAATGGAGGGATCCGTGATCGCATGCCAAACCCCCAGCGACTGGAATCGCCAAATCCTGCTCGCCAACGCAGCCAGGAAGCTG GTGGTGGTCGACTTCACCGCTCCCTGGTGCGGGCCTTGCCGTGTGATCGCCCCTCTCTTCTCCGAGCTGGCCGAGAAGTTCCCCGGTGTCATCTTCCTCAGGGTGGACGTCAACCAACTGAAG AGGGTTGCCATGGATTTGGAAGTCGAGACGCTGCCGACCTTCGTCTTCCTGAAGGAGGGGCGCGTGGTGGATAGGATCGTCGGGGCACGTAAAGACGAACTGCCCAAGAAGGTGGTGCTTCACATGCCCAAGTACTACTGA
- the LOC121985716 gene encoding WD repeat-containing protein 13-like, translating to MPEAGEELVEPDKEKAESRPNLNPEFLSCILQPPITHHSPNYTGIRRLLIHRKAVSSPGIDRRQEWRCNGRGYVAYRNFIRRPRKWENVASQSSSAGNSGRGVPSSVPQSILNDTDTGGSSRDLRGSNLSFGHYNSLDSDRQIRHAEPAYSFVGMHCIFDNCRASATIVKFGHMSSNLLAYGASDGSLTICNASEQPSLCHQLKGHSKAITDFDFSSNNQYIASSSMDKTVRVWDVSKGHCMRIIYGVSPQLCIRFHPVNNNLLSVGNGNKEINELNFSTGHVVTKLLFENEITAMDNDHTGQHLFAGDAQGCIYSVKVNSHTAAISRSHKNRSIRSKSPITTVQYRTFSFVARGPVLLACARDGNICFFSVALEVQGYLTLLCSLKLAPRSHNIGASFCPLLSLGKGEFVVSGSEDANVYFYDLTRPKHACVNKLQGHGSTVIGVAWNHGENLLASSDSDGTVIVWKRAQSG from the exons ATGCCGGAGGCAGGTGAAGAACTAGTGGAGCCTGACAAGGAGAAAGCAGAGTCGCGGCCTAATCTTAATCCCGAGTTTTTGAGCTGCATTCTCCAGCCACCGATCACTCACCACAGCCCGAACTACACTGGAATTCGCCGCCTCCTTATCCACCGTAAAGCTGTCTCCTCTCCGGGTATCGATCGTCGGCAG GAGTGGAGATGCAATGGGAGAGGATACGTCGCATATCGGAATTTTATTCGAAGGCCTAGGAAATGGGAGAATGTTGCCAGCCAGTCAAGCAGTGCTGGTAACAG TGGCCGTGGGGTTCCATCATCAGTTCCACAATCTATACTTAATGACACAGACACTGGGGGTTCTAGCAGA GATCTAAGAGGTTCCAACCTATCTTTTGGCCACTATAATAGCCTTGATTCAGACAGGCAGATCCGGCATGCTGAACCTGCATATTCATTTGTTGGAATGCACTGTATCTTTGACAACTGTAGAGCTTCAG CTACAATTGTAAAATTTGGACACATGAGTTCCAATTTACTTGCATATGGTGCATCGGATGGAAGCTTGACAATTTGTAACGCTTCTGAGCAACCATCTCTTTGTCATCAGTTGAAAGGACATTCAAAAGCTATCACAG attttgatttttcatccAACAATCAGTACATTGCTTCATCTTCAATGGATAAAACTGTCCGCGTCTGGGATGTATCAAAAGGTCATTGCATGCGAATAATATATGGAGTTTCGCCCCAACTATGCATTAGATTTCATCCG GTGAATAACAACTTGCTTTCTGTTGGAAATGGGAACAAAGAAATCAAC GAACTCAATTTTAGCACAGGACATGTTGTTACTAAACTTCTATTTGAAAATGAGATTACAGCTATGGACAATGATCACACTGGACAACATCTCTTTGCTGGTGACGCTCAG GGATGTATATACTCTGTTAAAGTCAACTCTCATACAGCAGCAATATCTAGGTCTCATAAGAATCGAAGTATCAGGAGTAAATCTCCAATTACAACTGTACAATATCGTACATTCTCATTTGTTGCACGAGGACCTGTACTTCTTGCCTGTGCCCGAGATGGAAATATTTGTTTCTTCAG TGTCGCTCTGGAAGTTCAAGGATACTTAACTCTACTGTGTTCTCTCAAATTAGCTCCAAGGTCGCATAACATTGGTGCTTCTTTCTGCCCTCTGCTTTCCCTCGGAAAGGGGGAGTTTGTAG TTTCGGGAAGTGAAGATGCAAATGTCTACTTCTATGATTTGACTCGGCCCAAGCATGCATGCGTTAACAAACTTCAG GGCCATGGCTCCACAGTTATTGGAGTTGCTTGGAATCATGGAGAGAACTTGTTGGCTTCATCTGATTCAGATGGAACTGTGATTGTTTGGAAGAGGGCGCAAAGTGGTTGA